Within the Solwaraspora sp. WMMA2056 genome, the region GGTGTAGATGTCACCGGCGAGATCCACCACCCCCGACCACTCGACCGGGGCGGCGGAAGAGTTGGTCGCGACGATCTCCGCGCAGTAGCCGCCGCCGCTGTCCGAGCCCCACGAGGTGAACCGGCGCACCGTAATGTCCACGTTGGAGTCGGCGACCAGTCGGCCGACACCCCAGCGGGCGGTCGTCTGGTAGCCGATGCCCTCCTGCTCGGCCCAGTTGCGGATCGCCGTACGGGCACCGTCGGAGGCGTCGTTGACCTGGAAGTCCAGGCCGTGGAACGTACCGAGCCCGCCGTACTCGAGCAGACTGATCGCCGCCTCGACGGTGTAGCCGCCGTCGGTGCGGGCCGTGGCGCTGCGGACCCGGGCCGCCTGGAAGCCCTCGTCGCCGGTGCCGAAGGACACGACGTTGTCGGCGTTGATCCGCACCTGCATGTCGTCGTAGCGGTAGGCGCCGTTCTTGACGTTGCCGGCGTCGACGTAGATCTCCACCGAGTCCTGTGTCCACGGATCGGAACCGGAGACGTCCACCACCGGATCGGCCACCTCGGCCAGCACGTACAGCGTCTGGTCCCGCCACAGCGTCCGTACGGTGGCGATCGCGCCGCCCGTACCGGAGACCTCCTTGTCGGTGGTGACCACCCCGGCCTCGGCCCAGCCGGCGTCCACCTCGCCGTCGACGACCGGGACCACCGCGGCCTGCTTCACCTCCAGATAGGACAGCTCCTCGACCAGGGTGAGCGTGCCCACCGCGCCCGGGGTGTTCCAGCCGGCGGTGGTGGATCCGTCGACACTGACCCGCACGTCGAGGGTGACGGTGTCGCCCTCGACGGCCGCGTCCAGTGGCAGTTGCGCGACGAGGTCGTAGCCGCCGACCCGTTCGGTCACCACGGCGGGCACGTCGCCCGAGCCGTCCCGGGCCACCCGGTACGTCTGGTCCGCCAGCACGAAGTCGACCCCGTCGCCGGTGTCGGCCGCGTCGTCGGTGACCGTCACGTACGCGGTCAACTGCTCGGCCGTCCACCGCAGCTGGAACCCGGCGACGTCCTCCACCCGGTGCAGCGGCAGCTTGCTCCACTCCAGCGCCGAGGCCACGCCGGGGGTCAGCTCGATCTCACCAGCGAAGACGTTCGCGGTCCGCAGCCGGGCCGGCAGGTCGGCGTCGACCGCGCCGTAGTACGCCGGCTTGGCCTGGAAGCCGTCGTTGAAGATCAGCGGTGCGCCGTTGCCGGACCGCCACGACCGCCCGTCGTTGAGCCCCCAGACCGTGACGACGAACAGATCCTCGGTGTACGCCCGGAAGATCCGGAACGCGTCGCGGTAGAAGTAGCCCTGGTCGATCAGCCGTGCCTCGGTCACCGGGGTGCCGGTGGTGACGTCGAGCTCGGTGACCGCCTGGGTCAGCGGCAGCTCGGCGAAGGTCGCCAACGCCGTCTCCAGGCTGGTGACCGGCGTGGCCAGCGACACGTGGAACTGGTGGCCCACCCCGTCGATCGGCACACCCCGGTCCAGCAGCCGCTGCACGAGTGCCTTGTACCGGGCCTGCTTGCCGCTCTGCTCGGTGTTGTAGTCGTTGATGAACAGGGTGACCGGGTCGGCACCGGGTACGGCGTACACGTCGTTGAACGCCTCCTCGGCGTACTGGAACGACAGGTCGATGAACTCCTCGCCGAGAATCCGGTACCACTCGCTGCGCCGCAGCCCGTCGGCGTACTCGCCGCTGTCGCTGACCACCTCGTTGACCACGTCGAAGGCGTTCATCGGGTTGGTGTCCGAGCCGAACGGCCCGTACCGGTCGTGCAGCGAACCGGCCACGTCGAAGATGTGCTGGCGCATCCGGTCGCGCAGCACCTGCTGGTCGGCTGCGGAGGTGGTCAGCGGCTCACCGGCGGCGTCCTGGAACATCCATGCCGGGGTCTGGCTGTGCCACACCAGGACGTGACCGTACACGCCGAGGTCGTTGGCGGCGGCGAAGTCCATCATGGCGATCGCCTGCTCGTGTGGCCGGAAGGTGCGCGCGTCGTCGTACCACGCCTCCGGCTTCATGTGGTTCTCCGGCGTGATGTTGTTGAAGTGCCGGGTCAGCAGCTGGGCGGCGACCCCGACGGTCTCCCGGCTGTCGATCGCGACACCCACCGGGAACTCGGCGGTCTGGTAGATGCCGGTCAGATCCTCGACCACCGGCGGATCCGGCACCCGGACCACGACGTCGTCGACGAGGAAGTCGCTGGTGTTGCCGGCGACGTCCGCGCCCTGCCAGCTCGTCTCGAAGTACAGGAACGCGGTGTCGAACGCCGGCGCGGTGAAGCTCGCGGTGACCTCGGTCCAGCCGCTGTTGGTGACCGACCCGAACTGGGCGAGGGTGCTGAACGACTCGCTGTCGCCGGAGGTGGTGGCCAGGCTCAACCAGATCTCGTCGGCCGGCTGACCCTCGGCGAAGCGCAGCCACGCGGAGATCTCGTAGCCGACGCCCGCCTCGAACTGCGCGGTGACGTCCCGGCCGATGCCGGCGCCCTGGTTGACCCGGTCGGTGACGAGTGCTGCCGCCGCGCCGCCGTGCGCGGTGTCGGTGAGTGCGACGGTCGGCGCCCCTGGACCGCCGTCACGTGGTTGCCAGCCGTCCAGCCCGTCCTCGAAGTCGGTGTCGATGACGATGGTGCCCGGCGGTGGACCGCCGGGGTCGGTGCGTGGTGCGGTGACGAGGATGTCGTCGACCAGGTAGGTCGCGGTGGCCTCGGCGGCCTCCAGATAGACCTGGTACGCGGCCGGGTCGGCGTCGGCAGGCACGGTGAACTCGCCGCGGACCGTGGTCCAGTCGTTGGCGCTGACGGTGGTGTCGCCGATCCAGGTGTAGTCCGGCTTCATCACGAACCGGAAGCCCGACGACTCCGGGCCGTCGGGGGCCAGCCGGGCCCGCGCCGAGAAGGTGTACGTGACACCGGCGGCGAAGATCCCGGTCGGGCTCTGCAGCCCGTCGAAGCCCTCGGTCCGGTCACTGACCCGCAGTGCCCGGCCCGGGTCGGCGTCCACCACGGTCAACGTGGGGCCGCCGCTGGCCGTCCAGGTGCCGGTGGTGCCGTCCTCGAAGTCGACGGCGCTGACCGTTACCACGTCCGGTTCCTCGTCGGGCCGGGTGACGACGATGTCGTCGACCAGGAACGGGGTGGTCCCGGCCGCCTCGATGTAGACGGTGGCGGCGCTCAGGTCCGCCGGCATCGTGTAGCTGCCACCGATACGCACCCATTCGTCGGCGGTGGCCTGTGCCTCGTCGCCGATCCAGGTGTACGTGTTGTCGCCACCGTCGGCCGGGGCGGCCTCGACGGTGAAGTGGACCCCGGCGGCGCCCTCGGTGCCCGCCGGCAGCTTCACCCAGGCGGTGACCGCGTACGGCACGCCCGGGGTGAACAGGGCGGCCGCGTCGGTCGACGGGCCCTGCCAGTCGGCGGTCCGGTCGGTCACCGACAGGCTGCTCGAGCTGTCGCGGCCCTCGTCGACGATCGCCAGGGTCACCTCGCCGCGTGGACTCCAGGGCGCGTACGACCCGGATTCGAAGTCGTTGGCCAGCACGGTGGTGTCCGCCGTGGCGGACGGGGCGAGCGCGACCGAGGCGGCGAGCGCGCTCGCGCAGACCGCCGCGAGAACGGCGGTACGCAAAGGTGGACGGAACGGATATCTGCGGCGCATGAAGGCTCCTGCACGGACGGATGTACGTGTGGTCGGTGCCTGGTGAATCGCGCCAGCAGATCCAGACGGCGGAAATGCTATCCGGGTATGGCGGGTACGTCGAGCCCCTCGCCGGCACGCGTCGGTGGCGACAGCGCGATCGGTGCGCGTGCGACACCTCGACTACGGCGGGACCGTCAGCAGTTGTTGCTGGTCGCCGTGACGGTGTACTCGAAGTCGTCGTGGGTGATGCCCGACGGCACGCCGTCGAAGTAGGCCTCCACCTTCTGCCAGCCCCGGCGCTGCTCGTAGTGCAGGTGCGGCGCGCCGGAATTGCCGGTGCTGCCCACCAGCCCGATCTGCTGCCCCTGGTCGACCCGGTCCCCGGCGGCGACCATGGGCGGTTCGAGCAGGTGCAGGTACTGGGTCTCCCAGCGGCCACCGTGATCGATCTTCACCCAGTAGCCGCCGCCCCGACCCCGGGGACCCTGCGGGTTCTGCTCGGTCCGTCCACCCAGCGAACCGTTGATCCCGGCGACGGTCACGGTGCCGGCGTACGAAGCGAGCACCGGCCGGCCCCACGACTGCCCGTCGGTCGGGTACAGATCGACGTCGTAGTCGTCGTGGCCGGGGTAGGTGCCGAGCTGCCAGGTCTCCCCGCAGGTGACGGGCAGCTGGAACAACGGTCGGGGACCCGGCTCACGCAGCAGCGGTACGACGAACGTCACGGCGGCGCCGACCGCCGCGATCGCGACGACCGCCAGCGCGAACCGCAGGGTGTGGCGGCGCCGCCTGGTGCGGGCGGGGCGGTGGTACGAGGGGCCGGTACTCACCCTTCCCAGCATGGCAGACCGTTACCGCCGCACCGGGTCGGCGCTGCCCGCCCCACGGGATCCACAGCTGATCGACAGCTGACGCACAGCTGGCGGGTGGACGGGGCGACGTACCGTGGAAGCCTCGCGACGGCCTGGAGGAGCCCACGGTGAGTAGCTTCGTCAAACGTTTCCTGCTGCCGATGGTCCTGTCGAAGCTGAGCCGGTACACCCGGGGGCGTGGCCACAATCGGGCGGTCACCGGCCTGCTGCGCGAGGTCGAGCGCCGGCTCGGCCGCCGCCACGGCCACGGCGGCCCGTACGGGCACTACGGTCACGGCCACCACGGCTACCACGGTCACTACCGGCGCAAGCGGCGGTGGTGACCGGCGCCGGTCAGCCGGCGACGGTGCCATTCGGGCACCGTCGCCGACCGACGATCAGGTATCGGAGATGATGGCGAATCCCCGGTTCCAGTTCTTCGCGTCGGTGTCCGGGCGGTAGTTGTTCTCGATGTTGCCGGCGGCGTCCACCGAGAACCAGAAGACCTTCGTCCCGTACGGCACGGTGATCGTCTCAGCGCCTTCCCGGATGCCGGCCGAGGCGTAGAGGGTGGACTCGTACGTCGGTTTGCTGCCGTCGAGGGTGTAGAACACCGCCGCGGGCTCGCTGACCTCGAACCGGATGTCGACCGTGCCGTCGGTGGCACCCGGCGCGGTGACCAGAGTGCTGGTCGGGCGTTTACGGTCCTTGTCGTAGTCGCGGGCGACCCGCATCAACTCGGTCAGCCCGTTGGCGTACTCCATGGTCTGCTGGTGCGCCTCGTCCCAGGCCGGCTGGAACGACGTGCCCACCTCGAAGTTCCAGGCGTAGATTCCGTACCTGTACCAGAGCATGTCGCCCGAGTTGCCGGCCGCCGAGTAGAGCACGTCGGAGATCGGACCGGTCCGGGCCGGCGTGACCGCAAGGTTGCGGTGCCGCTTGATGGCGGTCAGGATCCGCGCCGACGCGCCCCAGAAGAAGGACTCCTCGGCCAGGGTCGGCCGGGGCGCGGAGACCCGACCCGGCGTGGCGTACGAGCCCGGTGACCACATGAAGTAGTTGCCGGACGAGTGCAGGTTCATCGAGAACTTCATGTTCGGCCGGCTGGCCAGCCAGTCCAGGTTCCGGTTCTCCGGCTCCGACAACTCGCTCGGCCCGGCGAACACGTCGCTGGTGCAACTGTTCGACGCCCCCGAGTAGCCGTCGAACAGGCTGTACTCGGTGTAGTTGCGGTTGTTGTCCACACCCCAGGAATTGCGGGCCAGGGCGTCGGTGGCACCACCGGCCGTGCAGTGGTTGGTCATGTTGCGCCGCTGCGAGGCGAAATCGTAGAACGAGTAGTGCCCGCCGTCGGGGTTGATCGACGGCGCGATCCAGATGTCCAGCGTCCGCAGCAACTGCTGGGTGTTCTCGTCGGTACGGTGGTTGCGCAGCAGCCGCTCGGCGGTCTCGATGGCGACCAGCGGCGGCACCCATTCCCGGGCGTGCTCCTGGGCGTAGGCGAGCACCCCGGTGCGGGAACCGTCCCGGTACTTGCCGATCCGCAGCGCGTACACCGGATGCGGGTCGCGGGAGACGCTCGCCGGCGCCGACAGGTTGTCCGACAGCGGTGTCACCGCGACCGGCGCGACCACCCCGTCGCCGACGCTGCCGCGATAGGTGTACGCCGTGACCAGGTCGCCGGCCGTGGTGGTGATCGCGGCGGCGACCTGCGCCGCCGTGCTGACGACCGCGCCGGCACCGTCGGTGGCCAGCGTGACCTGGATGGCCGAACCGGTCACCGCGACGGCGAGCCCCGCCCCGGCGGTGCCCGGGTCGACCAGCTCGACGGTGATGTCGTTGCCGCCCTCGTGACCCCAGGCGTGCGAGTCGACGGCGATCCGGTTCGCGGTGCTGGTGCCGATCACCACCTGTGCCTTGCGGCGGTACCCGTTGGTCCGGTACGGCAGCTCGACGACCTCGGCGAGGTGGGGAAACTCCTGGGCCAACCGGGAGATCCGGTCGTACAGCTCGGTGGGGGTCAGGTAACTGGTGACGAAGTCCTTCTGGTAGCCGGGTCCCTCCGGGGACTCCCCGGGGATCGGCAGCCACTCCTTGACCTGGGCGACGGCGACGTCGCCGGTCGGGCTGACGATCTGAATCCGGTCCGGCCGGGCGGCGACCGTGGCGGCCCCACGGTGGTAGAGGTAGACCCCGGCATCGACGAACCGGGAGATCGTCTGGGTGCCGCCGGAGCCGAGCTCGGTGCCCGGCCCGCTGTCACGGCTGACCGTCAGGCTGCTGCCGGAGGTCTGCCCGTCGGCCCACTTGGCCTCCACCGACAGCACCTGGCTGGTGCCGGAGGTGTAGTAGTCGGCGCGGATGATCCTGACGTCGGCGACGTCGGCGTCCTGCTGGACTTCGGCGGTGAACGCCTGGTTGTCCGCCCGGTGCCCGGAGATCGTCGTCGCCCGTTCGGCGATGCGGGCCTCGGTGTCGTCGGCGTCGTGCAGGGTGGCGCCGATGTGGTAGCCGAGTTCGCGCAGCCCAGCGAGCTCGGTGGGGGTCACCACGGCGTGCACGACGATGCCCGCCGGGGTCTGCGAGACGTGGTGGTCCAGGTCGACCCCGGTGGCGACCAGCTGGTCCAACTCGTCGCGGTCGGCGACCACGACTTCCACGACGTCGGCCTGCTCACCGGCGAACCGTTCGAGGACGGGCGGGTTGCCGTCGGCACCGGTCTCGGCCGTGGACGGTTGGGCGGCGGCGGTGGGCACGGCGGTAGCCGGTCCGGCAAGAAGGAGGGCGGCGGCAGCGGCGGCGGTGACCGCGGCTGACCGCCGCCGCCACTGCGGCGGGTGCGATGGATACATGGGCAACCTTTCACTGACGGCGATGCCACTGACCGGGGTGGGATCCAGGGGCGGTACCGGAACA harbors:
- a CDS encoding endo-1,4-beta-xylanase, which gives rise to MRRRYPFRPPLRTAVLAAVCASALAASVALAPSATADTTVLANDFESGSYAPWSPRGEVTLAIVDEGRDSSSSLSVTDRTADWQGPSTDAAALFTPGVPYAVTAWVKLPAGTEGAAGVHFTVEAAPADGGDNTYTWIGDEAQATADEWVRIGGSYTMPADLSAATVYIEAAGTTPFLVDDIVVTRPDEEPDVVTVSAVDFEDGTTGTWTASGGPTLTVVDADPGRALRVSDRTEGFDGLQSPTGIFAAGVTYTFSARARLAPDGPESSGFRFVMKPDYTWIGDTTVSANDWTTVRGEFTVPADADPAAYQVYLEAAEATATYLVDDILVTAPRTDPGGPPPGTIVIDTDFEDGLDGWQPRDGGPGAPTVALTDTAHGGAAAALVTDRVNQGAGIGRDVTAQFEAGVGYEISAWLRFAEGQPADEIWLSLATTSGDSESFSTLAQFGSVTNSGWTEVTASFTAPAFDTAFLYFETSWQGADVAGNTSDFLVDDVVVRVPDPPVVEDLTGIYQTAEFPVGVAIDSRETVGVAAQLLTRHFNNITPENHMKPEAWYDDARTFRPHEQAIAMMDFAAANDLGVYGHVLVWHSQTPAWMFQDAAGEPLTTSAADQQVLRDRMRQHIFDVAGSLHDRYGPFGSDTNPMNAFDVVNEVVSDSGEYADGLRRSEWYRILGEEFIDLSFQYAEEAFNDVYAVPGADPVTLFINDYNTEQSGKQARYKALVQRLLDRGVPIDGVGHQFHVSLATPVTSLETALATFAELPLTQAVTELDVTTGTPVTEARLIDQGYFYRDAFRIFRAYTEDLFVVTVWGLNDGRSWRSGNGAPLIFNDGFQAKPAYYGAVDADLPARLRTANVFAGEIELTPGVASALEWSKLPLHRVEDVAGFQLRWTAEQLTAYVTVTDDAADTGDGVDFVLADQTYRVARDGSGDVPAVVTERVGGYDLVAQLPLDAAVEGDTVTLDVRVSVDGSTTAGWNTPGAVGTLTLVEELSYLEVKQAAVVPVVDGEVDAGWAEAGVVTTDKEVSGTGGAIATVRTLWRDQTLYVLAEVADPVVDVSGSDPWTQDSVEIYVDAGNVKNGAYRYDDMQVRINADNVVSFGTGDEGFQAARVRSATARTDGGYTVEAAISLLEYGGLGTFHGLDFQVNDASDGARTAIRNWAEQEGIGYQTTARWGVGRLVADSNVDITVRRFTSWGSDSGGGYCAEIVATNSSAAPVEWSGVVDLAGDIYTAWNFERRQIDGQTYRINGVDWNRTLKSGASTFSVGYCATN
- a CDS encoding M23 family metallopeptidase encodes the protein MSTGPSYHRPARTRRRRHTLRFALAVVAIAAVGAAVTFVVPLLREPGPRPLFQLPVTCGETWQLGTYPGHDDYDVDLYPTDGQSWGRPVLASYAGTVTVAGINGSLGGRTEQNPQGPRGRGGGYWVKIDHGGRWETQYLHLLEPPMVAAGDRVDQGQQIGLVGSTGNSGAPHLHYEQRRGWQKVEAYFDGVPSGITHDDFEYTVTATSNNC
- a CDS encoding M14 family metallopeptidase encodes the protein MYPSHPPQWRRRSAAVTAAAAAALLLAGPATAVPTAAAQPSTAETGADGNPPVLERFAGEQADVVEVVVADRDELDQLVATGVDLDHHVSQTPAGIVVHAVVTPTELAGLRELGYHIGATLHDADDTEARIAERATTISGHRADNQAFTAEVQQDADVADVRIIRADYYTSGTSQVLSVEAKWADGQTSGSSLTVSRDSGPGTELGSGGTQTISRFVDAGVYLYHRGAATVAARPDRIQIVSPTGDVAVAQVKEWLPIPGESPEGPGYQKDFVTSYLTPTELYDRISRLAQEFPHLAEVVELPYRTNGYRRKAQVVIGTSTANRIAVDSHAWGHEGGNDITVELVDPGTAGAGLAVAVTGSAIQVTLATDGAGAVVSTAAQVAAAITTTAGDLVTAYTYRGSVGDGVVAPVAVTPLSDNLSAPASVSRDPHPVYALRIGKYRDGSRTGVLAYAQEHAREWVPPLVAIETAERLLRNHRTDENTQQLLRTLDIWIAPSINPDGGHYSFYDFASQRRNMTNHCTAGGATDALARNSWGVDNNRNYTEYSLFDGYSGASNSCTSDVFAGPSELSEPENRNLDWLASRPNMKFSMNLHSSGNYFMWSPGSYATPGRVSAPRPTLAEESFFWGASARILTAIKRHRNLAVTPARTGPISDVLYSAAGNSGDMLWYRYGIYAWNFEVGTSFQPAWDEAHQQTMEYANGLTELMRVARDYDKDRKRPTSTLVTAPGATDGTVDIRFEVSEPAAVFYTLDGSKPTYESTLYASAGIREGAETITVPYGTKVFWFSVDAAGNIENNYRPDTDAKNWNRGFAIISDT